From Ananas comosus cultivar F153 linkage group 2, ASM154086v1, whole genome shotgun sequence:
aactTACTTTATTAGTCCACTTTCGTAAAGTGACTTTTATATTCACTTTCATTATCAAAACAACCAGTAAGAcgtcactttttaaaagtatcactttCTAAAAATATCACTTTTAATACTACACTTTtgacgaaccaaacatgcccttaatatTACTAGCTATTTGGTCTTTTTTCAATCACACATCCTTAGAAAATTGATCACTTACCCAATTAGAATACCTCTAAGATACATGTATAGAGAGAGTGCACACGCAAAACTATTACGCTTTGAAAGTACAATAGCCTCTatactttcaaattatttttgataataagAATACGGGATATTCAATTCAAATCgtttctattaaatataatttacatgttgaaattatataaaagttgaattttatattcattttatttggCTAGTAAACGAGTTGTCTCAAAATAaacgattaaaaataaaaattttataaaaaaaatagtgataaataataaattttaaatcagcagtattgatcttgtttttaataataagtataattttttattaaaattcaatctaatttgaattattttataccgTCAAAGTTACAAACGTGACACATCCgtaagtaaaataattatttttaagactttttgatcacttgagtaaaaaaatttgttacctttttttttcatgataAAGGAAAACGTACGAATGCatacataaattaaaattatctgCCACTCTATCTCCCACTTGCTTCAACTGCGCAGGCAAGTTATGCTTTTACAGGAATGTTAGGTGTGATAGCCTCTAATTAAAGAAGAATTTTATACTACCAATCACTTGAGAGAGATGCTTCAACGAAAAATAGAACCAATAATAATCCTTATAACTGAGTAGTGGTTCTACGTGAAACCATTTAAAGAAGCATCCTTATCTTAAACAAATTAAGGTGCTTCGAATCGTAGCCAACTTTTACgcgcaaaaaagaaaaaggaaaaaaaaaacaaaagaagagggTTCAATACAAAGTTCTAAGATCACTGCCTCTAAATATTTATATCTTATTAATCAACTATTTAggttttttcttaaaaagaaCCCGATAAGAAGAAgacaaatatattttcattCATTAATAATAAAGTAGCTGGTCAATGATACGGCTCCAGGTACTGCTGCTGCTTTAAATTGCTCCATAACGCCCTTGACTTTGGTTTCTGCGTAGAACCCCTCTACAAACCAAAAATTACATTCTATGTAGTACATCGTAAGTTTTTGCGAAATAAACAGTTATTTCACATGACCGTAGAATGAAAGGTTCAAGATTTAAACACTGTAAAACACTTggcattattttattttcttctgtttaatttaaatttatattttagatttattaaaaaaatatctgaGTCCATATATGAAAAAACTGTTAAGACTTCGTTTTGGATCGCGGAGAGTgcgatgagaaagtacgatgaaaaaatattctgtttgtttctATAAATAATATTGCGTTTCGTATATCACCGTGACTcaattacgatatattttatgtagTCCTATTGGAGaatgtataaatatatctctatatatttttactccaactatattttatctaataataccAGATAGACCACAATACCAAATTAAGCTTAAAAACTCTTACAAAATATTGACACTTTCAGGCActtacaaaatagaaaaaaaaaatcttaactaTAACAAAACATATGaacaaaaccaaattttaatttaaaacatttaTGATACAATTTTGAAGgagcatgcaataatttctcgCTACTAACGAATGACGTGTCATCTTCAATCTCGTGAAAAGGGAACAAAACTGGTGAGCGAACCACAAATTCAATGAACGAGTTTGACACAGCCAAATTTTTTGCTTGGACCTGGTTCACTATGGATCAATCAAACACAAATTTCCAAAGTTTCAATAAGTTGAAAATCATAATACTAGGGCACTTATTTCTCACATAGTATACAGTAAATTTTATaacattattaaatttttatagttctAGATAATTACATTTCAAAACCTTCCACTAATTATGTGGaagttatatattattatcaggtgcattcaaattttaattactttattgatgtgtaattttttttgcaaggCTAATTTTACTTTTCGCAAAGAGGTTTTTACTGAATGGTCGCTTGTGAGTCATATTACGGATTGTATTGCTATCctctgtaaaaaaaatatttatatttcactTTAATATATCAATAGAGATACGAATAGTGAAACTTACAATTTAGCTCGAGCTCATAATTTAAGGTCTacaggcctttttttttttttttaagaaaacaaagTTATAAAGTTAACTTTTATGTGTAAAAATAATAGATCATTTCTGATagtttatatctaaattttatacgtagatcatatctaataaaataataatatatatttaatgttattTGAATTGAAAAATATGGACCGGTTTTGGATGACGCGGTGGACCAGGTCGAGGAAATAATTTATTGTGGCAGAGATTGGGATCGAGTGCGAAGTTGGTCCGGACCTTGGCTAATCATTTCGCAGACCTGCTGGAATCGCACGCAACGTGCAAGTGAGACCCAACCTTAGCTGGTACTCCACACaaacagaaatatatttatatatatatatatataagaaattacGCAGTGCACGAGGAAACAGCATGACCCTGGTATTGggtggaatatatatatatatatatatatatatatatatatatatatatatatatatatgctggtaGGCTTCTGAAAACACGCtttcgagttgttttcgatgttaggactttcgaattgatgatcggctccgttagagttgatctagagtatttgaagtgcctagaaaataaattttgtgatttttcgatattatttgtctagtgatcgaagaagctcaaaatcaataattttaatggccgtggtgagccgtttgcaagtttaacggtgcaaaaatatccaaatcacatgaaattttggtataaaattctttataccatataaaataagatcaataactttgatctgaaattttaatgtcatatcatcatattttgtaagatttttattttcaaccgttgattttgagccactttgaTCAtcaggcaaatgatatcgaaaaatcgcaaaatttattttctaaatacttcaaatactctagatcaagtctaacggaaccaatcgttgattcgaaagttcgaacatcgaaaacaacttgaaagcacggagcgctccgtgctttcagaaACATACAagacgcactctatatattttggtaaacttcaaatacaaccCTTATagttatgcattttttttttattttagtaccctataatttaaagtgtattaatttagtacgttatgtttttttttttcttttttcattagcTCCTTCCTTAACagtccgttaaattatatacacaaaaaactttagacaccttatctagatttatcgaatattcactttaatatcttttagttttaattttgtcactgatttaacaaaaaaaaaatctaacgaaaaaaaaaaatcacatgatactaaattgatacactttaaaccataggaatggtatttgaagtttatctttttttttttttatatagtaatattatacttacaaataaattttataacattTCATAAAGTATATGTGTGGTGGTGttttgtaaattataaaaagataaaCGTGCTTATATTTTGAAGGTTAAAATTCAGCAATTGAGTTGTTTGGTTtgtaaaatatgtaattttttaagaGAATAATAGCATACTATCGtctcattcttttttaaaaaaaatttattttaaaatataagatattagattttgaatttgaaatctcaGATTTCAACTATTAAATTCTTTACCATCTTACGCTATAGACGATCGGTAcaatttataaaacattataaaatttatttataagcaaaataaatttttttttctttattaatttcaCAGGATATATAAGCTTCCTCTCTCTGTGGCTCTCATTTTCTCCAAGATTTAATAAATGCGAGGCTCTTCCAACCAAAAATTTTCCACAGACCCCAACAGGCGCACGCATATCCACATCTCTCTATCCCATTAGCTCACTATATTCAGCTTCAACGGGCTATACCCgtttattttagaaattaaaaaactattaaatattTACGTTTGAAAACAAAAGAGGTACAAAGACTTATAACCCCTCCTGTTTCCAAACTAAACGCTGCCTTAGATATCGTTTGGTTGGAGAAtaagcaaaaaattattattccagggatagatataaattgagatataagtggggattagatcaattttacgtttggatgaaaattaggttattcctgagaataaaaaaaataacgtttggttaggtaagatggaataagaaaaatagtgggttttataaataaaaaattatcacattatcctcttattatatttgaatttaaatttttaaaattttaaatatatatttttaaatttaaaattttaactttgaaatttcaaaatttgaaatttaaaatctcaaattttaaattcaaaattttaaattttaaattttaaattttaaatttaagatcaaatttaaatttgaaaaatataaaatatcaaattttaaatttcaaaaatttaaaatatcaaatttNNNNNNNNNNNNNNNNNNNNNNNNNNNNNNNNNNNNNNNNNNNNNNNNNNNNNNNNNNNNNNNNNNNNNNNNNNNNNNNNNNNNNNNNNNNNNNNNNNNNNNNNNNNNNNNNNNNNNNNNNNNNNNNNNNNNNNNNNNNNNNNNNNNNNNNNNNNNNNNNNNNNNNNNNNNNNNNNNNNNNNNNNNNNNNNNNNNNNNNNNNNNNNNNNNNNNNNNNNNNNNNNNNNNNNNNNNNNNNNNNNNNNNNNNNNNNNNNNNNNNNNNNNNNNNNNNNNNNNNNNNNNNNNNNNNNNNNNNNNNNNNNNNNNNNNNNNNNNNNNNNNNNNNNNNNNNNNNNNNNNNNNNNNNNNNNNNNNNNNNNNNNNNNNNNNNNNNNNNNNNNNNNNNNNNNNNNNNNNNNNNNNNNNNNNNNNNNNNNNNNNNNNNNNNNNNNNNNNNNNNNNNNNNNNNNNNNNNNNNNNNNNNNNNNNNNNNNNNNNNNNNNNNNNNNNNNNNNNNNNNNNNNNNNNNNNNNNNNNNNNNNNNNNNNNNNNNNNNNNNNNNNNNNNNNNNNNNNNNNNNNNNNNNNNNNNNNNNNNNNNNNNNNNNNNNNNNNNNNNNNNNNNNNNNNNNNNNNNNNNNNNNNNNNNNNNNNNNNNNNNNNNNNNNNNNNNNNNNNNNNNNNNNNNNNNNNNNNNNNNNNNNNNNNNNNNNNNNNNNNNNNNNNNNNNNNNNNNNNNNNNNNNNNNNNNNNNNNNNNNNNNNNNNNNNNNNNNNNNNNNNNNNNNNNNNNNNNNNNNNNNNNNNNNNNNNNNNNNNNNNNNNNNNNNNNNNNNNNNNNNNNNNNNNNNNNNNNNNNNNNNNNNNNNNNNNNNNNNNNNNNNNNNNNNNNNNNNNNNNNNNNNNNNNNNNNNNNNNNNNNNNNNNNNNNNNNNNNNNNNNNNNNNNNNNNNNNNNNNNNNNNNNNNNNNNNNNNNNNNNNNNNNNNNNNNNNNNNNNNNNNNNNNNNNNNNNNNNNNNNNNNNNNNNNNNNNNNNNNNNNNNNNNNNNNNNNNNNNNNNNNNNNNNNNNNNNNNNNNNNNNNNNNNNNNNNNNNNNNNNNNNNNNNNNNNNNNNNNNNNNNNNNNtattttaaatattatttaatataaatttataatattatttaaaaaataatttaaattcaaattaatcttaaaaattttttaaatatttaaataatattatttatcaaaaataattaacaagGGTGgggataagaataaaatttttaaattttaaattttaaattaattgaaaaattttaaatatataatattatgtcataaaaataatattttaataattaacatgatataattatttataatatttaaatataaataatatgtattaatatagtactaatatataacatattatatttatataatttagttttaattcaatttataattttaatgaagtttgaaattaagcattggaataatactattcaaccaaaatggtggaatagcaaatctctTGTTATTCCGGAATAATCGGGAATAGCAAGATTTGATTGGAATAGAATATTCCGGCtaaatttcaccccgtttggcggaatagcaggaataactttcgttatccccacttatccccaaccaaacggggcctaaagTTATTTTCTTCCTGCATGAGAGTCATCAACGTAAAACAATCAGTCTTAATAAACAGATCCGAAGCAGATGCAAAATTTGATCCCtctaatttcacaatttttgcATTCATCCTCCGTTCAAATCAAAATCCCCGAATTCTTAGCCATGAGAAAAATACTtttaaggccccgtttggttgggggataagcggggataataAAAGTtttccccgctattccgccaaacggggtgaaatttggctggaatattttattccggtcaaaccttgctattcccgattatcccggaatagtaagggatttgctattccaccattttggtggaatagcactattcacatgcttaatttcaaacttaattaaaattatgaattgaattaaaactaaattatatcaatataatatgttatatattataatacattatttttattataaaattattaatagtactatattaatacatattatttatatttaaatattataataaaatttataataaattatatttaaatattataataaattttttattaaatttaagtttaattagaatttttaaaaaatttataaatttattataataaatagtttttattaattgttcccacccctattcttatttttaaaattttaaaatttaaaatttaattaacttaaatttatatattataatacagtatttttattataaaattattaattgtactatattaataattattatttatatttaaatattataataaaatttatagtaaattatatttaaatattataataaattctttttattaaattaagtttaagtagaattttaaaaaaatttatacatttattataataaattatttttattaattgttcccacccctattcttattttaaaaatttaaaaattaaaaatttaaaatttataatctcaaaattaaagtttataattttaaattttaaattttaaatttaaattttgatattttaatttgaaatttaaaatttgatattttatatttttcaaatttaaatttgatcttaaatttaaagtttgaaatttaaaatttaaaattttaaattttagttaaaattttaaatttaaaaatatatatttaaaaatttaaaaatttaaattcaaatataataagaggataatatgattattttttatttataaaacccactatctttcttattctatctaatctatccaaacgctatgttttttattcccaggaataacccaattttcatccaaacgtaaaattgatctaatccccgcttatacctcaatttatacatattcctggaatagtcactttttgcttatcctcgaATCAAACGATACCTAAAAGTATCCCTTAAACATGTCTCAGAGGCCAAAGCAAAACAAATTAATAGGAATGAACCAAAGATCTAGCTCCGCAAATTGAAAAGGTCGGTACGTTCGAAGGCACAAACAGCTTTCCATGACTCGAATGAATGTCCTCAGCACAGAATTCAAAACCACATTTTATACAACAATGGCTTTTTCAACTTGAAAACCCCTGCGAAGGTCGACTAATGGGCTCGTTGTACAAACAACATTAGCTTGGTAACAATTGAAAGAATGATGTGATACAGAACTCCAACATACCACAGCAAGAAATGCATCTTCAAAATACCTTGAATCCAACTGCTAGTCACCGTTCTTAGCAAGGATATCTTTCTTCAGGACGAGGCTTCCAGAAGCACTTTTAGTGAAGAGATTCTCGGTCAGCTCATCCCATTTGGTTTTACCACCAGAGTTCGAACTTTTGTTATCAGAAGCTATGGACTCTGTAGAGGACTCCTCTGTTGGTGCTACAGCATGTGGGATTTTAAGGGTTTCCGCGCGTTCGAGGGCAATCCTGTGTTCTTGCTCAAGACTATGTATTCTTTCCATCTTTTGCTTTTGCGGTGGACTAGTTGGCTCGCCACTTTCCTGCATAAGctgagaaaatatttttttttcttagaagTTGTATTTGTACTAAAttcttgttaaatataaaataagtacTCCAGCGGCTTAATTCACAGACCATGTGGTGATCCTAGGTATGACAAGTAGTGTTGAAAACACAATGCATAATACATTGTTCCTAGAGACAATCATTTTACATTTCTCAAAGAAAAATAGATTATTTCACAAGTCATGCACAAAAATTGCCAGTCATACGAGGCTTTACTTCTTTAAGGTAAAAACATCCTAATCCTACTACATCTGAAGATAAAAACATATTAAGGGAGCAAATAAAGTAGTAATAATGGAGATCTCTCTAATGAACCAAATAATATAAGGTTCTGCAACAAGGGAACTACTCCGAGCAAGCACTAGAGGCGGTATtataaagtaaagaaataataatGGCCACAGATATAATGTCATCTTTGTAAATAGCAAGGAAAAGTGTACGCATTTCTTACATCTGCAGCCTTCTGTGCCTCTCGTTCAATCCAAAGAATTGCATGGTCGGACGTGGTATTGCATGATAGCACAAGATGCTCAAATCTACCTTCCACTGGAATGGCTGTTCTCACCTCCGGAGGGAGTCTTCCACATCTACATGTAACCAAGACATCTAAAATCATTCTTCTGCAAATACAAATGATCAATAATAGTACAGTAATCTTTCTCTGCTAGGACTAATTTTCATTAGAAAACCAACCAGTTTGTTATATCATTCTTTGTCCAAATAGTTGATCGAGAACACAAAATGCACTTTCGTAAATTAAGTtctaatatcttttcttttataaagaTTTAGCAGATAAAATCAGTCATTGGACATAAATGTAACTTCCAAATGCAAGTTATTTTCATAGAAACATTATTCTCATAGTCTAGGCAAGGTTAACacaaaatattgaaaagagtaGAGTCGAGGGGAAAGCAAAGGTAAATGAATAACAATAAGACGTATTCATTATGTCATGAAACTTGaacaaaaattacattttttttcaattaatgaactaataacctaattttcctttctttcttggATGCAGATCTATAAATATCTTTGAACTGCACATAgatattttgtgtttttttcaGCCATATGATCATATAACCAGCATTATCTGTGCTGGAAAAACATAAGCACAAGCGATAAAGCTCACATTTTCAAGCTGATATGCACAGACCCAACAGAACacgaaaagaaaataatgtgcCCTATGAAGGACAGGAATTGATGAAATCCTCTTCTCTGCCATCTATATTATGTCGTTGATTAGCTCAACTActtaaaaatcatgaaaactcTAATATCCTCAAAATCAAGTAAATCCGCTATCTTTCGATTAGAAACtaagaaacaaataaaacaatcgTGTCCTACTATCTTCCGTATACAACTAAGCGATATTCCATGCTCTAAAGATTTAGAGACATAGGAATAATACAAACTTCGCAAATCACATAGAGTTCTTAGTAACTTCCACACAGTCACAGAAGATATGAGAGAAACGATAAAGCTCTATGAACAATGCCGTCATAGAAACGGAGCATATATCAAATGAgttaaaaacatatagaaatcACTATCATTCTTTAAAGTACAGTGGAAAGTTGTTGAACCTAGTCCTTCATTTTAAGATTGTGAGAGTAAAGAAGTCCATTACCGACAAAGCTTCCTCTCGACAATATGATAGATTCGACCAGGAGTGTAGAGCCTTCTTGGATCACTAAGCTTCTTTTTTTCCGAAATAAACGTATCTCGCAAGCAAGCAAAGAATAAAAGGCAAGGCAAGCTGTCCACAGCAGTAAGACAGTGTGTAAAACATAAATACATTGGGTAgcaattgataaaaaaataagaacaaaaattgAGGTACTGGGAAAATTAAgcaattatatgaaaatttaccaaaatattGACCCAAAAATATATTGCAGGGGTGTCGTCGTTCTTGGCAAAAAATCATCCTGCATAGGTTTATATATAGgaatcaaaatttataagttgAATCTTGTACAATATGAAACATTATCAAAAAGCATATaaagcaaaaattataacatattTAGTattactttttccttttttttaatatataaacattACATTGCTCAGAATTCTTCATCCAGAAACGATAAGGGCaagtttggttcacctattttaaactataaaatcgGAATCGAATTTCTTGATTCCAATAGTtgtcgtttgttttataggaatcggatttcaattctcattccactccggaatgggaatggctaAATCCATTTATGGCTCAATTCGGGTTTAAATCCCGgattgacccattccaaagtaaactattcaaaattctctttcaCCAGCACCTAACTCCTCTTCCTTCATCACTTTAATCAAAACCCTTtctcaaaaattctaaattttcattccgattttcattctaataatgaacaaaatattttcggatgattcgtcattccatttctCATTCCAAAACAATCCGATTTCACTTTCcatttctattccaatcatgaaccaaacatgccctaaatgtTCTTACAGTAACATTTCACTCATCAGCAGCTATGTCCGTAATTCTATACCAGGTTATCCCAAAATTCTGCAATTGTGCCCAAATCGATCACTTCAATTCTACAATTTCAACTTATTCCACTCATCGAGCAATCAATATTTGCAGCAACAATCACCTGCAGGATGACGGAGGTGACGACATCGGCGTACTTGATGGCGAGGTTGAGCGACATGCACCTGGCGGGCGCGACGGCGTATCCGTGGATGTGGCTCCGGGGGATGCCGCCGAACTGGTCGCGGTTGTTGACGACGATCACGGTCATGAGCGCGGCGATCCCCGATCCGAGCGAGTGGCCGGCGAACACCAGCTTGTAATCGGGGCCGAGCTCCTGGAGGAGGCGGCGCAGGGTGTCGGCCTCTTGGTCGAGGATCCAGGTGGCGGCCCTGAGGAGGCCGCGGTGGACGAAGCCCCCGTCGAGCACCTGCATGCCGAGCCCGTCGTCGAGGAGGACCATGTAGTCGCTGTTGCGCGTGAGGCTGAGGCCGCGGATGGCGAGGACGAGCTCCTTGTGGGGGCGATCGGCGTAGATGAGGTAGGGGGGGCATCGGCGGTGGGTGTCGGCGTAGGGGACGCGCTTGACGATGGAGGAGGGGTCGAGGGAGGGGGCGAAGCTGGGGTCGGCGAGGTCGTCGGCGTAGACGCCGAGGATGGCGCGGCACGCGCGGGGGATCGGGGCGAACTCCGCGGCCGAGGAGAGGGGCCACGACTCGCTGTCGTAGGTGCCGACGTAGTTGAGGCGCTTCCACGCCCAGCGCGAGCACCCCACGCACACCACGCACTCCAACCCACCCGCCACCGACATCGTCGTCGACGACCACGACGGCGATGGTGGAGACGAAGATGGAGAAGGGGAAACGGAGAGGATCAAAAGAGCGCAACAACGGAAGAGGAAGGTGAATAGAGAACGTTCCTTTTGGGTTGGTGTTTACTTTGAATTCGACAAAGGAGTTTAAGTAAGTACAAGGAGTAGTAACTAGTACTAGTAACAGAGGGAAAGTGAATTTaggataagggggttatccAAATCATTGGCTGGAANtagaatttaaatttttaaaatttaaaatttcaaaattaaaatttataatttaaaattataaattttaaagtttaaattttaaatttgatatttttaaagtttatattttaaatttgatatttttaatttttaaatttaatattttatattttttaaatttaaatttggtcttaaatttaaaatttgatatttaaaattataattttaaatgttaatttcaaattttaagttttaaaatttaaattcaaaaattaaaaatttaaattcaaatataatgagagggataatatcattattttctatttataaccatAAACTATTTCTCGTATTCATAATAACCatcaaaacataatttttctagttccaacttatactcacattttcatccaaacaaaaaaatactcttattcttacaaaaatttatacttgtacctattcttGGAATTTATACTCGGACAGAATTATTGCAAGCACTAGGTGCAGCAATACATTTCATGGACCGGATTCCATTTTTTTTATAGctaacaatttaaattaaatcgtgacatatttatttacaattttaaaaattatatactctCTAGATATCAAGTAAGActtaaaaaaatagtagaaagaACAATATATTGCTAGATTTATAAGATTTATTTTGTAGGTGAGATCGCCGCCGCAGGCGCGGAGGTTTATTCCCGGTcccatgtttatgttcatggaTTTGGACTTGGCACAACTGGGAAATAAAAGTCCTTCTAAGACTTAGAATCAAACCGAGGGAAACTTGGAAAGTTGACAGCAGCCACACTTGACACCATTTAAACACACTCCGTTTGAACAATCTGATACAATTTTTCGGAATTTTCCGAAGCAGCCCAACGCCGATGCATCACAGTTAGACCTTTCAAAATTAATAGCTCGGCCCAGCATTTCATTGCTACACTACTGGGCCTATGCGACTGGGCCGGACCAATTATGGAATGGGCCTTGTATACT
This genomic window contains:
- the LOC109706671 gene encoding uncharacterized protein LOC109706671, producing the protein MSVAGGLECVVCVGCSRWAWKRLNYVGTYDSESWPLSSAAEFAPIPRACRAILGVYADDLADPSFAPSLDPSSIVKRVPYADTHRRCPPYLIYADRPHKELVLAIRGLSLTRNSDYMVLLDDGLGMQVLDGGFVHRGLLRAATWILDQEADTLRRLLQELGPDYKLVFAGHSLGSGIAALMTVIVVNNRDQFGGIPRSHIHGYAVAPARCMSLNLAIKYADVVTSVILQDDFLPRTTTPLQYIFGSIFCLPCLLFFACLRDTFISEKKKLSDPRRLYTPGRIYHIVERKLCRCGRLPPEVRTAIPVEGRFEHLVLSCNTTSDHAILWIEREAQKAADLMQESGEPTSPPQKQKMERIHSLEQEHRIALERAETLKIPHAVAPTEESSTESIASDNKSSNSGGKTKWDELTENLFTKSASGSLVLKKDILAKNGD